A part of Gossypium hirsutum isolate 1008001.06 chromosome A07, Gossypium_hirsutum_v2.1, whole genome shotgun sequence genomic DNA contains:
- the LOC107952911 gene encoding blue copper protein, translating into MINDQIRRPHSHSAALMGSNTKLILALLGLLITTATVATGYTNHTVGGDAGWFFHSKTNTSATNYTSWAANQTFSLGDYLIFRTTTNQTVIQTYNETTYRNCTTDDASDTDTFQYNGGNTDFDQSLTIEVPLTIEGANYYFSDAGDGVQCQRGMAFKILVRHGNGLPPSLNQPPPPSYVEAPSDPAQSPPVTINGESPSLNNKAAVGGANTGVMLCLLLFGVTSSLMTMMW; encoded by the exons ATGATTAATGATCAGATCAGACGCCCACATTCACATTCAGCGGCACTCATGGGTTCCAACACCAAACTCATTCTAGCGCTGCTAGGCCTCCTCATCACCACCGCTACCGTCGCAACCGGTTACACCAACCACACCGTTGGCGGTGATGCTGGCTGGTTCTTTCATTCTAAAACTAACACATCCGCCACCAATTACACGTCCTGGGCTGCTAATCAGACTTTCAGTCTCGGCGACTATCTCA TATTTAGGACCACCACAAATCAGACGGTGATCCAGACGTACAATGAAACGACTTATCGTAATTGTACTACGGACGATGCTTCAGACACCGATACCTTCCAATACAACGGCGGGAACACAGACTTTGATCAATCCTTGACCATTGAAGTGCCGTTGACTATTGAGGGCGCAAACTACTACTTCTCCGACGCTGGCGATGGTGTCCAATGTCAGCGTGGCATGGCATTCAAGATCCTCGTTCGGCACGGCAATGGGTTGCCTCCCAGCCTCAACCAGCCTCCGCCTCCTTCCTACGTCGAGGCTCCGAGTGACCCAGCTCAGTCTCCGCCGGTCACGATTAACGGCGAGTCACCGTCGTTGAATAACAAAGCCGCGGTCGGCGGTGCGAACACAGGAGTGATGCTATGTTTACTTCTCTTTGGTGTTACAAGTTCGTTGATGACTATGATGTGGTAG